A single window of Crassostrea angulata isolate pt1a10 chromosome 8, ASM2561291v2, whole genome shotgun sequence DNA harbors:
- the LOC128159575 gene encoding uncharacterized protein LOC128159575 → MAAEELLAFLLGILSSAVAGFLTCYFLQRHNKRDHQCVHNSNGSVRPEGYKYFLNAVGLFPRLRELPVAFNLLPSTTYRSVLELEIIEEKDPISGQYYSRFYSKEKT, encoded by the exons ATGGCAGCTGAG GAGTTGCTGGCCTTCCTGCTGGGAATACTGTCGTCTGCTGTGGCAGGGTTCCTGACTTGTTATTTCCTCCAACGTCACAACAAAAGAGACCATCAAT GTGTACACAACAGCAACGGCTCGGTACGACCGGAAGGGTACAAGTATTTTCTAAATGCTGTCGGATTGTTTCCCCGGTTAAGAGAACTTCCGGTCGCCTTTAATTTAC TTCCCAGTACAACATACAGGTCAGTGTTAGAACTAGAAATCATCGAAGAAAAAGACCCAATTTCAGGACAATATTACAGTCGTTTTTATTCAAAAGAGAAAACATAG
- the LOC128159566 gene encoding uncharacterized protein LOC128159566 — MAELTSTQTDQESFHCPICLERLNIPRYLACLHTFCEACIQTYISSTATQEEKDEFNVINCPVCRQQIKEPEKDISSEDWAKSLPLNKWVLTMTANSETNSVINCLVCKRKNETVLANHWCKSCAEPICDECKDIHSRILILQSHKIVEMKNIVKWNEAIDIDENCAIHKGKIVDIFCRDHNKLCCCVCFANHHRWCTNFDSIDEIVMNLDKSDMTEKLKSQVCLHDCIMELQEKNNKQTNALCASKDDICSSFAKKIEETKMLIDQAHEQWRKRFELEHAQHMDNMEVVSDELKRFDTTVIEAKAMLSSVLKSGSDRQIFLVHWKLHSQIKDHFHHLKALKIWDLAVSYSSETKHLDNITEAMKFEDVIVVKNHCDATQRISLIDKSLLFEIGLPRPQQWLASKDLMKSSFQKISEFETEDIVYFGIFIDDERAIISSETKKSLDVYDTSVTNGKKMVCTHKCDDIPYDMCYAYGMNKIYVAFGQFIILYEIKRRGTELTKLEKNPVERNVKGITRTSDGFFTANNSSVSFRCSDFSIKSNLPYVMTGNNPFICSTFCGKKVAYIKGNSVIVTDTRGNKLSEFVCSSRSPRGLYSDSDDNIFVCFFSERMEQIKNVGKPSRNIDMKSPYHIVFHPAGHKLICFYLGQNPCIFEIR; from the coding sequence ATGGCTGAGTTAACAAGCACGCAGACGGACCAGGAATCGTTTCATTGTCCAATATGTCTCGAGAGGTTAAATATTCCTCGATATTTGGCATGTTTACACACATTTTGTGAGGCATGCATTCAGACGTACATATCAAGTACGGCAACCCAAGAGGAAAAAGATGAATTCAATGTCATCAACTGTCCAGTGTGTAGACAACAGATTAAGGAACCAGAAAAGGATATTTCTAGTGAAGATTGGGCGAAAAGTCTCCCACTTAATAAGTGGGTTTTGACCATGACAGCGAATTCAGAGACTAATTCGGTAATCAATTGTTTGGTTTGCAAACGAAAGAATGAAACAGTCCTGGCAAATCACTGGTGTAAATCATGTGCAGAACCGATTTGTGATGAATGTAAAGATATTCATTCACGAATACTAATTCTACAGAGTCATAAAATTGTCGAGAtgaaaaatattgtgaaatggAATGAAGCCATTGATATAGATGAAAATTGTGCCATTCACAAAGGAAAAAtagttgatattttttgtcgAGACCACAACAAACTGTGCTGTTGTGTGTGTTTTGCAAACCATCATAGGTggtgtacaaattttgattcaattgaTGAAATTGTGATGAACCTTGATAAAAGCGATATGACAGAAAAACTAAAATCGCAAGTATGCCTACATGATTGCATTATGGAGCTAcaggaaaaaaataacaaacaaactaatGCTCTATGTGCTTCAAAAGACGACATTTGTTCTTCAtttgcaaagaaaattgaaGAAACCAAGATGCTTATAGACCAAGCACATGAGCAGTGGCGTAAACGTTTCGAGTTAGAACATGCTCAACACATGGACAATATGGAAGTCGTTTCGGATGAGCTGAAACGATTTGATACAACAGTGATTGAAGCAAAAGCGATGCTTTCCTCTGTCCTAAAAAGTGGTTCTGACCGACAGATTTTCCTTGTGCACTGGAAATTGCACTCTCAAATTAAGGACCACTTCCATCATTTGAAAGCCTTGAAAATTTGGGACTTAGCCGTGTCTTACAGTTCTGAAACAAAACATCTTGATAATATTACCGAGGCGATGAAATTTGAGGACGTCATAGTTGTAAAAAACCACTGTGATGCCACACAACGAATTTCTTTAATCGATAAATCTCTGTTGTTTGAAATAGGTTTACCGAGACCTCAACAATGGCTAGCAAGTAAGGACTTAATGAAATCAAGCTTTCAAAAGATTTCAGAATTTGAAACAGAAGACATTGTATATTTTGGAATATTTATTGATGACGAAAGAGCTATTATTTCCAGCGAAACTAAGAAATCATTGGATGTGTATGATACTTCTGTAactaatggaaaaaaaatggtatgtACACACAAATGTGATGATATTCCGTATGACATGTGTTATGCATATggcatgaacaaaatatatgtagcaTTTGGGCAGTTTATTATACTGTATGAAATAAAACGTCGAGGCACAGAGTTAACTAAGCTCGAAAAAAATCCAGTTGAACGAAATGTAAAGGGAATCACAAGGACATCAGATGGATTCTTTACGGCCAATAATTCATCAGTCTCCTTTCGTTGTAGTGATTTTTCTATCAAATCTAATCTACCTTATGTTATGACAGGAAACAACCCTTTCATTTGTTCGACATTTTGTGGTAAAAAGGTAGCATACATCAAAGGAAACAGTGTCATTGTCACCGATACTAGGGGAAATAAATTGTCGGAATTCGTTTGTTCCTCAAGATCTCCGAGAGGATTATACTCCGACTCTGatgataatatttttgtttgtttcttctcTGAGCGAATGgagcaaataaaaaatgttggtaAACCAAGTCGAAATATAGATATGAAAAGTCCTTATCACATTGTGTTCCACCCAGCAGGTCATAAACTGATATGCTTTTATCTTGGCCAAAATCCTTGCATATTTGAGATCAGATAA